The DNA region GCCGGCATGCTGCACATCGTCCACACCATGGGCGTGATCGGCAACTCCTCACGGCTGCTCGCCTACGACCATACACCCGACAAAAACTGAGAGGCTTCATGGACTTCGACGATCTCATGTCGCTGCGGCGATATGTTTCCATTGCGCATCACGTGCCCGGCAGGCTGCGGCTCAAGTTCAACCCGGCCGTGCGCAACGACCCAAGATTCGACGCATTGCGCGATGCCGAAGCGCCGTTCCCCGGCGTGCAGGCCACGCGCATCAACACCATGGCTCGGTCCATGGTCATCGAGTACGACGCACGGATTCCCCAGAAAGAAATCGCCGGTCTCTTCAACGGCGACGAAGAGGCGGCCCGCGACAGCTTCGACAGAATCACCGAAATCGTCCTGTCCTAGTGCTCCGCCCACAACATCGAGAACGACAACAGGAGGAAGACTTCCATGAGCACCCATGCGGAAGACGTCAACACACAAGCCGGTCCTGACATGCAGACCGGTAAACCAGCCGACACGGGACCGGCCGGAGCAACCGGGCAGACCGGTCCCACCGGAGCGGCCGGCCAGCCGAATCCCGGCATGCAGAGCCCTGGCATGGGCCACATGCA from Oceanidesulfovibrio marinus includes:
- a CDS encoding heavy-metal-associated domain-containing protein; translated protein: MDFDDLMSLRRYVSIAHHVPGRLRLKFNPAVRNDPRFDALRDAEAPFPGVQATRINTMARSMVIEYDARIPQKEIAGLFNGDEEAARDSFDRITEIVLS